In Camelus dromedarius isolate mCamDro1 chromosome Y, mCamDro1.pat, whole genome shotgun sequence, a single genomic region encodes these proteins:
- the IL3RA gene encoding interleukin-3 receptor subunit alpha isoform X3, producing MGAAFAMAFLWLAVCLTPISCLLQMDQDPDPVIKNLRMDPERKRMSWDLHGNVSQIWCFVNSRRAHKARNNTYCKFAHIPCQATNYSVSVTQGPPFSGWIQYPKLEGKARAAAENLTCWVHDADLLTCTWAVGREAPRDTQYHLYLENLHSFQKWPCSQYRQDEWGTNVECRFDDLSVLSPELNRFSVNGSSRESPIPCSEITKTLHEIERLTAPTITSAWCNQTYSIVQWQVRSHFREDFEYELEMQQGAHLEHKQTEDNFLKLSNPGTYTVRIRARHTAMLAPSWGEWSVRERFVCGRAPLPVWLTSLLIALGTLLALALVLLLCRRYAVMQQLFPPIPHVKDPISDHLQNERMMAWEEEKQQECPVAEVQILGEN from the exons ATGGGGGCTGCCTTCGCCATGGCCTTCCTCTGGCTGGCGGTGTGCCTGACGCCCATCTCCTGCCTGCTGCAGATGGACCAGG ATCCAGACCCAGTGATTAAGAACTTAAGGATGGatccagagagaaaaaggatgaGCTGGGACCTCCACGGAAATGTTTCCCAAATTTGGTGCTTTGTGAATTCAAGACGTGCCCATAAG GCACGAAACAACACTTACTGCAAATTTGCTCACATCCCGTGCCAAGCGACCAACTACAGCGTGAGTGTGACCCAGGGGCCACCGTTCTCCGGGTGGATTCAGTACCCTAAGCTGG AAGGGAAGGCCAGGGCGGCGGCAGAGAACCTGACCTGCTGGGTTCACGACGCGGACTTGCTGACGTGCACCTGGGCGGTGGGCAGGGAGGCCCCGCGGGACACGCAGTATCACCTGTACCTGGAGAACCTACA TTCCTTCCAGAAGTGGCCGTGCTCCCAGTACAGACAGGACGAGTGGGGGACAAACGTCGAGTGTCGTTTCGACGACCTCTCTGTATTGTCCCCGGAGCTGAACCGTTTCTCTGTCAATGGCAGCAGCCGAGAGTCCCCGATCCCCTGCTCTGAAATCACAAAAACATTACACGAAATTG AGAGACTGACTGCGCCCACCATCACGAGTGCCTGGTGCAACCAGACCTATTCCATCGTCCAGTGGCAGGTGCGCAGCCACTTCAGGGAGGACTTCGAGTATGAACTTGAAATGCAGCAG GGCGCGCACCTCGAACACAAACAG ACTGAGGACAACTTCCTGAAGCTGAGCAATCCTGGAACCTACACCGTGAGAATAAGAGCCAGGCACACGGCCATGCTGGCCCCCTCGTGGGGCGAATGGAGTGTCCGGGAGCGCTTCG TATGTGGCCGCGCGCCCCTCCCGGTGTGGCTGACCTCTTTGCTGATCGCGCTGGGGACGCTGCTCGCGCTGGCGCTGGTGCTCCTGCTTTGCAGAAG GTACGCGGTGATGCAGCAGCTGTTCCCGCCCATCCCTCACGTGAAAGACCCCATCAGTGACCACCTTCAGAACGAGAGGATG ATGGCctgggaggaagagaagcagcaggagtGCCCAGTGGCGGAGGTGCAGATTTTGGGGGAAAACTGA
- the IL3RA gene encoding interleukin-3 receptor subunit alpha isoform X1 → MGAAFAMAFLWLAVCLTPISCLLQMDQDPDPVIKNLRMDPERKRMSWDLHGNVSQIWCFVNSRRAHKARNNTYCKFAHIPCQATNYSVSVTQGPPFSGWIQYPKLEGKARAAAENLTCWVHDADLLTCTWAVGREAPRDTQYHLYLENLHSFQKWPCSQYRQDEWGTNVECRFDDLSVLSPELNRFSVNGSSRESPIPCSEITKTLHEIERLTAPTITSAWCNQTYSIVQWQVRSHFREDFEYELEMQQGAHLEHKQTEDNFLKLSNPGTYTVRIRARHTAMLAPSWGEWSVRERFVCGRAPLPVWLTSLLIALGTLLALALVLLLCRRYAVMQQLFPPIPHVKDPISDHLQNERMVRGGPAVRGSVGHEGWPGKIARWPGRKRSSRSAQWRRCRFWGKTETGAQPSLSAGRRGLGGGAQPGGGGTIGRLWGRVVGSPMQFTRGYLPEENKISVVLISQIKGFFTPLLGPGGGGSPQRHQDALSSLLELAASAPTSTGLAPS, encoded by the exons ATGGGGGCTGCCTTCGCCATGGCCTTCCTCTGGCTGGCGGTGTGCCTGACGCCCATCTCCTGCCTGCTGCAGATGGACCAGG ATCCAGACCCAGTGATTAAGAACTTAAGGATGGatccagagagaaaaaggatgaGCTGGGACCTCCACGGAAATGTTTCCCAAATTTGGTGCTTTGTGAATTCAAGACGTGCCCATAAG GCACGAAACAACACTTACTGCAAATTTGCTCACATCCCGTGCCAAGCGACCAACTACAGCGTGAGTGTGACCCAGGGGCCACCGTTCTCCGGGTGGATTCAGTACCCTAAGCTGG AAGGGAAGGCCAGGGCGGCGGCAGAGAACCTGACCTGCTGGGTTCACGACGCGGACTTGCTGACGTGCACCTGGGCGGTGGGCAGGGAGGCCCCGCGGGACACGCAGTATCACCTGTACCTGGAGAACCTACA TTCCTTCCAGAAGTGGCCGTGCTCCCAGTACAGACAGGACGAGTGGGGGACAAACGTCGAGTGTCGTTTCGACGACCTCTCTGTATTGTCCCCGGAGCTGAACCGTTTCTCTGTCAATGGCAGCAGCCGAGAGTCCCCGATCCCCTGCTCTGAAATCACAAAAACATTACACGAAATTG AGAGACTGACTGCGCCCACCATCACGAGTGCCTGGTGCAACCAGACCTATTCCATCGTCCAGTGGCAGGTGCGCAGCCACTTCAGGGAGGACTTCGAGTATGAACTTGAAATGCAGCAG GGCGCGCACCTCGAACACAAACAG ACTGAGGACAACTTCCTGAAGCTGAGCAATCCTGGAACCTACACCGTGAGAATAAGAGCCAGGCACACGGCCATGCTGGCCCCCTCGTGGGGCGAATGGAGTGTCCGGGAGCGCTTCG TATGTGGCCGCGCGCCCCTCCCGGTGTGGCTGACCTCTTTGCTGATCGCGCTGGGGACGCTGCTCGCGCTGGCGCTGGTGCTCCTGCTTTGCAGAAG GTACGCGGTGATGCAGCAGCTGTTCCCGCCCATCCCTCACGTGAAAGACCCCATCAGTGACCACCTTCAGAACGAGAGGATGGTACGTGGTGGTCCTGCGGTGCGTGGGTCTGTTGGCCACGAGGGGTGGCCAGGAAAGATTGCCAG ATGGCctgggaggaagagaagcagcaggagtGCCCAGTGGCGGAGGTGCAGATTTTGGGGGAAAACTGAAACTGGTGCACAGCCCTCGCtctctgcagggaggagggggctgggtggAGGCGCACAGCCTGGCGGTGGTGGGACGATTGGGCGTTTGTGGGGGCGGGTGGTGGGGAGCCCAATGCAGTTTACGCGGGGTTATctcccagaagaaaataaaatttctgttgtGCTTATTTCTCAAATAAAGGGCTTTTTCACCCCCTTACTTGGTCCTGGAGGTGGGGGGTCACCCCAACGCCACCAGGACGCACTTTCCAGCCTCCTGGAATTGGCTGCATCTGCTCCCACGTCCACTGGACTGGCTCCTTCCTGA
- the IL3RA gene encoding interleukin-3 receptor subunit alpha isoform X4, producing the protein MGAAFAMAFLWLAVCLTPISCLLQMDQDPDPVIKNLRMDPERKRMSWDLHGNVSQIWCFVNSRRAHKARNNTYCKFAHIPCQATNYSVSVTQGPPFSGWIQYPKLEGKARAAAENLTCWVHDADLLTCTWAVGREAPRDTQYHLYLENLHSFQKWPCSQYRQDEWGTNVECRFDDLSVLSPELNRFSVNGSSRESPIPCSEITKTLHEIERLTAPTITSAWCNQTYSIVQWQVRSHFREDFEYELEMQQGAHLEHKQTEDNFLKLSNPGTYTVRIRARHTAMLAPSWGEWSVRERFGPKEPGTQNLEQQETEAVPLSALRRL; encoded by the exons ATGGGGGCTGCCTTCGCCATGGCCTTCCTCTGGCTGGCGGTGTGCCTGACGCCCATCTCCTGCCTGCTGCAGATGGACCAGG ATCCAGACCCAGTGATTAAGAACTTAAGGATGGatccagagagaaaaaggatgaGCTGGGACCTCCACGGAAATGTTTCCCAAATTTGGTGCTTTGTGAATTCAAGACGTGCCCATAAG GCACGAAACAACACTTACTGCAAATTTGCTCACATCCCGTGCCAAGCGACCAACTACAGCGTGAGTGTGACCCAGGGGCCACCGTTCTCCGGGTGGATTCAGTACCCTAAGCTGG AAGGGAAGGCCAGGGCGGCGGCAGAGAACCTGACCTGCTGGGTTCACGACGCGGACTTGCTGACGTGCACCTGGGCGGTGGGCAGGGAGGCCCCGCGGGACACGCAGTATCACCTGTACCTGGAGAACCTACA TTCCTTCCAGAAGTGGCCGTGCTCCCAGTACAGACAGGACGAGTGGGGGACAAACGTCGAGTGTCGTTTCGACGACCTCTCTGTATTGTCCCCGGAGCTGAACCGTTTCTCTGTCAATGGCAGCAGCCGAGAGTCCCCGATCCCCTGCTCTGAAATCACAAAAACATTACACGAAATTG AGAGACTGACTGCGCCCACCATCACGAGTGCCTGGTGCAACCAGACCTATTCCATCGTCCAGTGGCAGGTGCGCAGCCACTTCAGGGAGGACTTCGAGTATGAACTTGAAATGCAGCAG GGCGCGCACCTCGAACACAAACAG ACTGAGGACAACTTCCTGAAGCTGAGCAATCCTGGAACCTACACCGTGAGAATAAGAGCCAGGCACACGGCCATGCTGGCCCCCTCGTGGGGCGAATGGAGTGTCCGGGAGCGCTTCG gccccaagGAACCTGGCACTCAGAACCTGGAAcagcaggaaactgaggccgtGCCCCTGAGTGCCCTGCGGCGGCTGTAG
- the IL3RA gene encoding interleukin-3 receptor subunit alpha isoform X2, which produces MDPERKRMSWDLHGNVSQIWCFVNSRRAHKARNNTYCKFAHIPCQATNYSVSVTQGPPFSGWIQYPKLEGKARAAAENLTCWVHDADLLTCTWAVGREAPRDTQYHLYLENLHSFQKWPCSQYRQDEWGTNVECRFDDLSVLSPELNRFSVNGSSRESPIPCSEITKTLHEIERLTAPTITSAWCNQTYSIVQWQVRSHFREDFEYELEMQQGAHLEHKQTEDNFLKLSNPGTYTVRIRARHTAMLAPSWGEWSVRERFVCGRAPLPVWLTSLLIALGTLLALALVLLLCRRYAVMQQLFPPIPHVKDPISDHLQNERMVRGGPAVRGSVGHEGWPGKIARWPGRKRSSRSAQWRRCRFWGKTETGAQPSLSAGRRGLGGGAQPGGGGTIGRLWGRVVGSPMQFTRGYLPEENKISVVLISQIKGFFTPLLGPGGGGSPQRHQDALSSLLELAASAPTSTGLAPS; this is translated from the exons ATGGatccagagagaaaaaggatgaGCTGGGACCTCCACGGAAATGTTTCCCAAATTTGGTGCTTTGTGAATTCAAGACGTGCCCATAAG GCACGAAACAACACTTACTGCAAATTTGCTCACATCCCGTGCCAAGCGACCAACTACAGCGTGAGTGTGACCCAGGGGCCACCGTTCTCCGGGTGGATTCAGTACCCTAAGCTGG AAGGGAAGGCCAGGGCGGCGGCAGAGAACCTGACCTGCTGGGTTCACGACGCGGACTTGCTGACGTGCACCTGGGCGGTGGGCAGGGAGGCCCCGCGGGACACGCAGTATCACCTGTACCTGGAGAACCTACA TTCCTTCCAGAAGTGGCCGTGCTCCCAGTACAGACAGGACGAGTGGGGGACAAACGTCGAGTGTCGTTTCGACGACCTCTCTGTATTGTCCCCGGAGCTGAACCGTTTCTCTGTCAATGGCAGCAGCCGAGAGTCCCCGATCCCCTGCTCTGAAATCACAAAAACATTACACGAAATTG AGAGACTGACTGCGCCCACCATCACGAGTGCCTGGTGCAACCAGACCTATTCCATCGTCCAGTGGCAGGTGCGCAGCCACTTCAGGGAGGACTTCGAGTATGAACTTGAAATGCAGCAG GGCGCGCACCTCGAACACAAACAG ACTGAGGACAACTTCCTGAAGCTGAGCAATCCTGGAACCTACACCGTGAGAATAAGAGCCAGGCACACGGCCATGCTGGCCCCCTCGTGGGGCGAATGGAGTGTCCGGGAGCGCTTCG TATGTGGCCGCGCGCCCCTCCCGGTGTGGCTGACCTCTTTGCTGATCGCGCTGGGGACGCTGCTCGCGCTGGCGCTGGTGCTCCTGCTTTGCAGAAG GTACGCGGTGATGCAGCAGCTGTTCCCGCCCATCCCTCACGTGAAAGACCCCATCAGTGACCACCTTCAGAACGAGAGGATGGTACGTGGTGGTCCTGCGGTGCGTGGGTCTGTTGGCCACGAGGGGTGGCCAGGAAAGATTGCCAG ATGGCctgggaggaagagaagcagcaggagtGCCCAGTGGCGGAGGTGCAGATTTTGGGGGAAAACTGAAACTGGTGCACAGCCCTCGCtctctgcagggaggagggggctgggtggAGGCGCACAGCCTGGCGGTGGTGGGACGATTGGGCGTTTGTGGGGGCGGGTGGTGGGGAGCCCAATGCAGTTTACGCGGGGTTATctcccagaagaaaataaaatttctgttgtGCTTATTTCTCAAATAAAGGGCTTTTTCACCCCCTTACTTGGTCCTGGAGGTGGGGGGTCACCCCAACGCCACCAGGACGCACTTTCCAGCCTCCTGGAATTGGCTGCATCTGCTCCCACGTCCACTGGACTGGCTCCTTCCTGA
- the SLC25A6 gene encoding ADP/ATP translocase 3 yields MTEQAISFAKDFLAGGIAAAISKTAVAPIERVKLLLQVQHASKQIAADKQYKGIVDCIVRIPKEQGVLSFWRGNLANVIRYFPTQALNFAFKDKYKQIFLGGVDKHTQFWRYFAGNLASGGAAGATSLCFVYPLDFARTRLAADVGKSGKEREFKGLGDCLVKITKSDGVRGLYQGFNVSVQGIIIYRAAYFGVYDTAKGMLPDPKNTHIVVSWMIAQTVTAVAGVVSYPFDTVRRRMMMQSGRKGADIMYRGTLDCWRKIFRDEGGKAFFKGAWSNVLRGMGGAFVLVLYDELKKVI; encoded by the exons ATGACGGAACAGGCCATCTCCTTCGCCAAGGACTTCCTAGCCGGAGGCATCGCCGCCGCCATCTCCAAGACGGCCGTGGCCCCGATCGAGCGGGTCAAGCTGCTGCTGCAG GTGCAACATGCCAGTAAGCAGATCGCGGCCGACAAGCAGTACAAAGGCATCGTGGACTGCATCGTGCGCATCCCCAAGGAGCAGGGCGTGCTGTCCTTCTGGAGGGGCAACCTGGCCAACGTCATCCGCTACTTCCCCACGCAAGCCCTCAACTTCGCCTTTAAGGACAAGTACAAGCAGATCTTCCTGGGGGGCGTGGACAAGCACACGCAATTTTGGAGGTATTTCGCTGGCAATCTGGCCTCTGGAGGCGCGGCCGGAGCCACCTCCCTCTGCTTCGTCTACCCGCTGGATTTCGCCAGAACCCGCCTGGCAGCCGACGTGGGGAAGTCCGGCAAGGAGCGGGAGTTCAAAGGCCTGGGAGACTGTCTGGTGAAGATCACCAAGTCTGATGGCGTCCGAGGCCTGTACCAGGGCTTCAACGTCTCCGTGCAGGGCATCATTATCTACCGGGCCGCCTACTTCGGCGTGTATGACACCGCCAAAG GCATGCTCCCCGACCCCAAGAACACCCACATCGTGGTGAGCTGGATGATCGCGCAGACGGTGACGGCCGTGGCCGGCGTGGTCTCCTACCCCTTCGACACCGTGCGCCGGCGGATGATGATGCAGTCGGGCCGCAAAGGAG CCGACATCATGTACAGGGGCACCCTGGACTGCTGGCGCAAGATCTTCAGAGACGAAGGAGGCAAAGCCTTTTTCAAGGGCGCCTGGTCCAACGTCCTGCGCGGCATGGGCGGCGCCTTCGTGCTGGTCCTGTACGACGAACTGAAGAAGGTCATCTAG